The Myxococcus fulvus genome has a window encoding:
- a CDS encoding OsmC family protein — protein MSQQQPPATGVVMTLVSHPQFKTKLTHGPSATEMQTEAPRDNGGTGGSFSPTDLVGAALLACAVTTMHLFASREGISLGEIRGRVEKRMTPPPRRIGELVVDLTMPAGLSAEHRARLEQVGRECPVARSLHPELKLPMTFSYPD, from the coding sequence ATGAGCCAGCAACAGCCCCCCGCCACCGGCGTGGTGATGACCCTGGTCAGCCACCCCCAGTTCAAGACGAAGCTCACCCACGGCCCGTCCGCCACGGAGATGCAGACGGAGGCCCCCCGGGACAACGGCGGCACCGGCGGCAGCTTCTCGCCCACGGACCTGGTGGGCGCCGCGCTGCTGGCCTGCGCGGTGACGACGATGCATCTGTTCGCCTCGCGCGAGGGCATCTCCCTGGGCGAGATTCGCGGCCGCGTGGAGAAGCGGATGACGCCGCCGCCGCGCCGCATCGGTGAGCTGGTGGTGGACCTCACGATGCCCGCTGGCCTGTCCGCCGAGCACCGCGCCCGCCTGGAGCAGGTGGGCCGCGAGTGTCCGGTGGCGCGCAGCCTCCACCCGGAGCTGAAGCTGCCGATGACGTTCAGCTACCCGGACTGA
- a CDS encoding RrF2 family transcriptional regulator has translation MPQHPLQISRKIEYGLRAMTFLASQPLERMVPFREIARRMDVPEDFLAKILKVLLSRKLVRSTRGAHGGYALARPAREVTFLDVIEAVEGPVNVNVCQDTQHDGCRATGSCTMYGVWKLGQQRMLEVYRSTTLDRLAMTELKGSPPADSLSVAARA, from the coding sequence ATGCCGCAGCACCCACTCCAGATCTCCCGGAAGATTGAATACGGACTGAGGGCCATGACCTTCCTGGCCTCTCAGCCGCTGGAGCGCATGGTCCCCTTCCGGGAGATTGCCCGGCGCATGGACGTGCCCGAGGACTTCCTCGCCAAGATCCTCAAGGTCCTCCTCTCCCGCAAGCTCGTGCGCTCCACCCGCGGCGCCCATGGTGGCTACGCCCTGGCGCGGCCCGCCCGCGAGGTGACCTTCCTGGATGTCATCGAGGCGGTGGAAGGCCCCGTCAACGTCAACGTCTGCCAGGACACACAGCATGACGGCTGCCGGGCCACCGGGAGCTGCACCATGTACGGCGTGTGGAAGCTGGGCCAGCAGCGGATGTTGGAGGTGTACCGCTCCACCACGCTGGACCGTCTGGCGATGACAGAGCTGAAGGGCTCGCCGCCCGCCGACTCGCTGTCCGTGGCGGCGCGGGCCTAG
- a CDS encoding PHP domain-containing protein, whose protein sequence is MIDLHSHTTASDGQYTPTQLLERARAAGVTVLSVTDHDTVAGLAEAKAAALANGVELVPGIEISAFVLGREVHILGHFVRPEDEDLARFAQRLRGEREQRMEAMVARMQQLGFPVRMEHVRAIAGDAQLGRPHLARVLVDQGWAVDMKAAFDRFLGTRGMAWVERFKLDGADAIRLIRKAGGTATLAHPGSSKVERMELRELVKAGLAGLEVLHADHNPALKQKYLALAKEHDLVPTSGSDFHGEAVSADHKLGSAAMPPELFAKLRSRATA, encoded by the coding sequence GTGATCGACCTGCACTCCCACACCACCGCCAGCGACGGGCAGTACACGCCCACGCAGTTGCTCGAGCGCGCCCGGGCCGCGGGCGTGACGGTGTTGTCGGTGACGGACCACGACACGGTGGCGGGGCTCGCCGAGGCGAAGGCCGCCGCGCTCGCGAACGGCGTGGAGCTGGTGCCCGGCATCGAGATCTCCGCCTTCGTGCTGGGCCGGGAGGTCCACATCCTCGGTCACTTCGTGAGGCCGGAGGACGAGGACCTCGCGCGCTTCGCGCAGCGGCTGCGCGGTGAGCGCGAGCAGCGGATGGAGGCGATGGTCGCGAGGATGCAGCAGCTGGGCTTCCCCGTCCGCATGGAGCACGTGCGCGCCATCGCGGGTGACGCGCAGTTGGGGCGGCCGCACCTGGCGCGCGTGTTGGTGGACCAGGGTTGGGCGGTGGACATGAAGGCCGCGTTCGACCGGTTCCTGGGCACGCGGGGCATGGCATGGGTGGAGCGCTTCAAGCTGGACGGCGCGGACGCCATCCGTCTCATCCGCAAGGCGGGCGGGACGGCGACGCTGGCGCATCCTGGCTCGTCGAAGGTGGAGCGCATGGAGCTGCGCGAGCTGGTGAAGGCGGGCCTCGCGGGCCTGGAGGTGCTGCACGCGGACCACAACCCCGCGCTGAAGCAGAAGTACCTGGCGCTGGCGAAGGAGCACGACCTGGTGCCGACGTCGGGCAGCGACTTCCACGGCGAGGCGGTGTCAGCCGACCACAAGCTGGGCAGCGCCGCCATGCCACCGGAGCTGTTCGCGAAGCTGCGCTCCCGCGCCACGGCCTGA
- a CDS encoding arylsulfatase: protein MASSGKSKSNGNGNGHGKQPARKPNILVIWGDDIGLWNVSAYNQGMMGYRTPNIDRIAREGAMMTDCYGQQSCTAGRAAFITGMNPLRTGLTTIGMPGADYGLQDSDPTIAELLKPQGYVCGQFGKNHLGDSNRYLPTVHGFDEFHGNLYHLNAENEPECPDYPKDPAFKERFGPRGVLHCWATDRDDPTEDPRWGRVGRQKIEDTGPLTKKRMETVDEEFMKSSLAFMERAVKDDKPFFIWHNTTRTHVWTFLQEKYRNKTGKGLYADAMTELDDHVGMLLAKLEELGIADNTIVVFSTDNGVEKMGWPDGGNAPFRGEKGSTWEGGVRVPCVVRWPGVIEPGTVINDIFAHEDWMPTFVAAAGGPEDLVDKCKVGHTVGKKKFRVHLDGYDQRGLLAGKEPGRRHEFIYVLDSGNIAAVRYDDWKVIFAYQDGRGPDMWFSGKRFNPAWPYLINLRSDPFEEGLFSGLYTSWYGERMFLFVPAQGLVKKFAESLIDYVPSQAPGSLSIGNLKDRVKEKIKETQRDGRSEVGDQVMSLANEVEQALHRFQQSHA, encoded by the coding sequence ATGGCATCCAGCGGGAAGTCCAAGAGCAACGGCAATGGCAACGGGCACGGCAAGCAGCCGGCGCGCAAGCCCAACATCCTGGTCATCTGGGGCGATGACATCGGCCTGTGGAACGTCAGCGCCTACAACCAGGGGATGATGGGCTACCGCACGCCCAACATCGACCGCATCGCCCGTGAGGGCGCGATGATGACGGACTGCTACGGCCAGCAGAGCTGCACCGCGGGCCGCGCCGCCTTCATCACCGGCATGAACCCGCTGCGCACGGGCCTGACCACCATCGGCATGCCGGGCGCGGACTACGGCCTCCAGGACTCGGACCCGACCATCGCGGAGCTGCTCAAGCCCCAGGGCTACGTGTGTGGCCAGTTCGGGAAGAATCACCTGGGGGACTCGAACCGCTACCTGCCCACGGTGCACGGCTTCGACGAGTTCCACGGCAACCTCTACCACCTCAACGCGGAGAACGAGCCCGAGTGCCCCGACTACCCGAAGGACCCGGCGTTCAAGGAGCGCTTCGGTCCGCGCGGCGTGCTGCACTGCTGGGCCACGGACCGGGATGACCCGACGGAGGACCCTCGCTGGGGCCGCGTGGGCCGCCAGAAGATCGAGGACACGGGCCCGCTCACCAAGAAGCGCATGGAGACGGTGGACGAGGAGTTCATGAAGTCGTCCCTGGCATTCATGGAGCGCGCGGTGAAGGACGACAAGCCGTTCTTCATCTGGCACAACACCACGCGCACCCACGTGTGGACGTTCCTCCAGGAGAAGTACCGCAACAAGACGGGCAAGGGCCTGTACGCGGACGCGATGACGGAGCTCGATGACCACGTGGGCATGCTGCTCGCGAAGCTGGAGGAGCTGGGCATCGCGGACAACACCATCGTCGTGTTCTCCACCGACAACGGCGTGGAGAAGATGGGCTGGCCGGACGGCGGCAACGCGCCCTTCCGGGGCGAGAAGGGCTCTACCTGGGAGGGCGGCGTGCGCGTGCCCTGCGTGGTGCGCTGGCCGGGCGTCATCGAGCCGGGCACCGTCATCAACGACATCTTCGCCCACGAGGACTGGATGCCCACCTTCGTCGCGGCGGCGGGCGGCCCCGAGGACCTGGTGGACAAGTGCAAGGTGGGCCACACCGTGGGCAAGAAGAAGTTCCGCGTCCACCTGGACGGGTATGACCAGCGCGGGCTGCTCGCGGGCAAGGAGCCGGGGCGGCGGCACGAGTTCATCTACGTGCTCGACAGCGGCAACATCGCGGCGGTGCGCTACGACGACTGGAAGGTCATCTTCGCCTACCAGGACGGCCGGGGCCCGGACATGTGGTTCAGCGGCAAGCGCTTCAATCCGGCGTGGCCGTACCTCATCAACCTGCGCTCGGACCCGTTCGAGGAGGGGCTCTTCTCCGGCCTGTACACGAGCTGGTACGGCGAGCGCATGTTCCTCTTCGTCCCGGCGCAGGGGCTGGTAAAGAAGTTCGCCGAGAGCCTCATCGACTACGTCCCCAGCCAGGCCCCGGGCAGCCTCAGCATCGGCAACTTGAAGGACCGGGTGAAGGAGAAGATAAAGGAGACCCAGCGCGACGGCCGCTCGGAGGTCGGCGACCAGGTGATGTCGCTCGCCAACGAGGTGGAGCAGGCCCTGCACCGCTTCCAGCAGAGCCACGCCTGA
- a CDS encoding amphi-Trp domain-containing protein produces the protein MAKRPERDIEKTYPRAQFVAKLRRLADALEKGKAFSIQVAGERLHVPADAYFSVEHEREGAVDELELQVRWKRE, from the coding sequence ATGGCCAAACGACCCGAGCGAGACATCGAGAAGACGTACCCGCGAGCGCAGTTCGTCGCGAAGCTGCGCCGGCTGGCGGACGCGCTGGAGAAGGGCAAGGCGTTCAGCATCCAGGTCGCCGGCGAGCGGCTGCACGTGCCTGCCGACGCGTACTTCAGCGTCGAGCACGAGCGCGAGGGCGCCGTGGACGAGCTGGAGCTCCAGGTCCGCTGGAAGCGCGAGTAG
- a CDS encoding methyl-accepting chemotaxis protein — protein sequence MWGRLGLRMQVAIAVLVPCLTVMGLCIWNFSARQREVSLELLQKRARVLGSLVAQHPAVLQWDGSREAQARLETVLARVEARDANGDAGFTVSYQGLLGPDGRPVYESLARLPEHARGPALRVLEGCVTSLIGLREVSLRCASGERTYVVGLGLDEAAESVTELKGSVVVGLVGALGLGLLLAVLIGRTIVDPVSQVTEVVRDVARGDVSRMELDVPATGEVRLMAESFNKMLGTLRITVLELVSRTEQLSGASRGLLGASADQEHVISQQAAYAQQIAATFEELSRTAEQISSSTEVVESSARRTHEAVAEAMAVVAQVVAGINDIRTESKGVADAIVGLNQDLQQVSKIAHVINQVAERSDLLALNAALEGTKAGEVGRGFSLVAAEMRKLAENVSASARDIGRIVEKVQDSGEEAASKARVGMATSDRGVEVAEQASSVFQRIVELARGTSEAARQITIATRQQRQSSEQAVQGARNVAELVKQGVDATGRTTRIAQDLQAVAEGLTTVTTRFKTTRS from the coding sequence ATGTGGGGCCGGCTCGGCTTGCGGATGCAGGTGGCCATCGCGGTGCTGGTGCCTTGCCTCACGGTGATGGGCCTGTGCATCTGGAACTTCTCCGCCCGACAGCGCGAGGTCTCGCTGGAGCTGCTCCAGAAGCGCGCCCGGGTGCTGGGCTCCCTGGTGGCGCAGCATCCGGCGGTGCTCCAGTGGGACGGCTCGCGGGAGGCCCAGGCGCGGCTGGAGACGGTGCTCGCGCGGGTGGAGGCGCGGGACGCCAACGGCGACGCGGGCTTCACGGTGAGCTACCAGGGCCTGCTCGGGCCGGACGGTCGCCCCGTGTACGAGTCGCTGGCGCGTCTGCCGGAGCACGCGCGGGGACCGGCGCTCCGGGTGCTCGAGGGCTGTGTCACGTCGCTCATCGGCCTGCGCGAGGTGTCGCTGCGGTGCGCGAGCGGCGAGCGGACCTATGTCGTGGGCCTGGGGCTGGACGAGGCGGCGGAGTCCGTCACGGAGCTCAAGGGCTCCGTGGTGGTGGGGCTGGTGGGCGCGCTGGGCCTGGGGCTCCTGTTGGCGGTGCTCATCGGCAGGACCATCGTCGACCCCGTGTCGCAGGTGACGGAGGTGGTGCGGGACGTGGCGCGGGGGGACGTGTCGCGCATGGAGCTGGACGTGCCCGCGACGGGCGAGGTCCGGCTGATGGCGGAGTCCTTCAACAAGATGCTCGGCACGCTGCGAATCACGGTGCTGGAGCTGGTGTCGCGCACGGAGCAGCTCTCCGGCGCGTCGCGGGGATTGTTGGGCGCGTCCGCGGACCAGGAGCACGTCATCAGCCAGCAGGCGGCCTATGCGCAGCAGATCGCCGCGACGTTCGAGGAGCTGAGCCGCACGGCCGAGCAGATCTCCTCCTCCACGGAGGTGGTGGAGTCGAGCGCCCGGCGCACTCACGAGGCGGTGGCCGAGGCGATGGCCGTGGTGGCGCAGGTGGTGGCGGGCATCAACGACATCCGCACCGAGTCCAAGGGCGTGGCGGACGCCATCGTCGGCCTCAACCAGGACCTGCAGCAGGTGTCCAAGATCGCCCACGTCATCAACCAGGTGGCGGAGCGCTCGGACCTGCTCGCGCTCAACGCCGCGCTGGAGGGCACGAAGGCGGGCGAGGTGGGCCGGGGCTTCTCGCTGGTGGCCGCGGAGATGCGCAAGCTGGCGGAGAACGTGTCCGCGTCCGCGCGCGACATCGGCCGCATCGTCGAGAAGGTGCAGGACTCCGGCGAGGAGGCCGCGTCGAAGGCCCGCGTGGGCATGGCGACGAGTGATCGCGGCGTCGAGGTCGCGGAGCAGGCGTCCTCGGTGTTCCAGCGCATCGTGGAGCTGGCGCGTGGCACCAGCGAGGCCGCGCGCCAGATTACGATTGCGACGCGGCAGCAGCGTCAGTCCAGCGAGCAGGCCGTGCAGGGCGCGCGCAACGTGGCGGAGCTGGTGAAGCAGGGCGTGGACGCGACCGGGCGCACCACCCGCATCGCCCAGGACCTGCAGGCGGTGGCGGAGGGGCTCACCACCGTCACCACCCGCTTCAAGACGACGCGCAGCTGA
- a CDS encoding NADH-quinone oxidoreductase subunit A, giving the protein MTPSPLSPYLPLAVVLLLAGIMGVAIPFITSLLGPKRPSAIKSTAFEAGSESSGPARQRFAVKFYVVALLFIVFDVEAVFMYPWAVNFQALGWFGYMEMLVFAVTLVVGLIYVWKKGALDWES; this is encoded by the coding sequence ATGACTCCCTCTCCCCTCTCGCCCTATCTGCCCCTGGCGGTGGTGCTGCTGCTGGCCGGCATCATGGGCGTCGCGATTCCTTTCATCACCTCGCTGCTGGGCCCCAAGCGCCCGAGCGCCATCAAGTCGACCGCCTTCGAGGCCGGCTCCGAGTCGAGCGGCCCGGCACGTCAGCGGTTCGCGGTGAAGTTCTACGTCGTCGCGCTGTTGTTCATCGTGTTCGACGTCGAAGCGGTGTTCATGTACCCCTGGGCGGTGAACTTCCAGGCGCTCGGTTGGTTCGGGTACATGGAGATGCTCGTCTTCGCGGTGACCCTCGTGGTGGGGCTCATCTACGTGTGGAAGAAGGGCGCCCTGGATTGGGAGAGCTGA
- a CDS encoding NADH-quinone oxidoreductase subunit B, with amino-acid sequence MADADIAPVLTTRRDEAMGFFQRMVSKGLGWARKYSLFTYPYATACCGMEYMSVAASRHDIARFGAEFPRFSPRQADLLMVVGTINLKQAPILKRVYEQMTEPKWVVSFGVCASSGGFYDNYAVLQGIDRILPVDVYIPGCPPRPEQVLDGLMLLQDKIANQVHRIADREQPNPTAARHDLLISMGK; translated from the coding sequence ATGGCTGATGCAGACATCGCTCCAGTGCTGACGACCCGCCGTGACGAGGCCATGGGCTTCTTCCAGCGGATGGTCTCCAAGGGCCTGGGTTGGGCCCGCAAGTACTCGCTGTTCACCTACCCGTACGCCACCGCCTGCTGCGGCATGGAGTACATGTCCGTGGCGGCCAGCCGTCACGACATCGCGCGGTTCGGCGCGGAGTTCCCGCGCTTCTCGCCCCGGCAGGCGGACCTCCTGATGGTGGTGGGCACCATCAACCTGAAGCAGGCGCCCATCCTCAAGCGCGTGTACGAGCAGATGACCGAGCCCAAGTGGGTCGTGTCGTTCGGCGTGTGCGCGTCCTCGGGCGGCTTCTACGACAACTACGCGGTGCTCCAGGGCATCGACCGAATCCTCCCGGTGGACGTCTACATCCCCGGCTGCCCGCCCCGCCCGGAGCAGGTGCTGGACGGTCTCATGCTGCTCCAGGACAAGATCGCCAACCAGGTCCACCGCATCGCCGACCGCGAGCAGCCCAACCCCACCGCGGCCCGGCACGACCTGCTCATCTCCATGGGCAAGTAG
- a CDS encoding PaaI family thioesterase, translating to MSTTPDTPSLQEQYAPHNSCFGCGPANTQGLRIRSRAEGELVVAEWTPSEHHQAFPGVLNGGIIGALLDCHCNWTAAYHLMKAQGAASPPCTVTADYAITLKRPTPMTGPVRLEAKPVEIKGDRAVIEGTLIAGGKVTALCRGTFVAVKEGHPAYHRW from the coding sequence ATGTCGACGACCCCAGACACCCCGTCCCTTCAGGAACAGTACGCCCCACACAACAGCTGCTTCGGCTGCGGCCCGGCCAACACCCAGGGCCTGCGCATCCGCAGCCGCGCGGAGGGTGAGCTCGTCGTCGCCGAGTGGACGCCCTCCGAGCACCACCAGGCCTTCCCCGGCGTGCTCAACGGCGGAATCATCGGCGCGCTGCTGGACTGTCACTGCAACTGGACGGCGGCGTACCACCTGATGAAGGCGCAGGGCGCGGCGTCCCCTCCGTGCACCGTCACCGCCGACTACGCCATCACCCTCAAGCGCCCCACGCCCATGACGGGGCCGGTGCGGCTGGAGGCGAAGCCCGTTGAAATCAAGGGCGACCGCGCGGTGATTGAGGGCACCCTCATCGCGGGCGGCAAGGTGACGGCGCTGTGCCGCGGCACCTTCGTCGCGGTGAAGGAGGGCCACCCCGCGTACCACCGCTGGTGA